In Flavobacterium endoglycinae, one DNA window encodes the following:
- the ureB gene encoding urease subunit beta: MIPGEIFVKEGTIICNEGRETVKIKVTNTGDRPIQVGSHFHFFEVNKAMRFNREKAFGKRLNIVASTAVRFEPGEEKEVELVAIGGRKKAIGFNNLVCGQTDSEKQKQESIAKAAQLNFKNQ; encoded by the coding sequence ATGATACCAGGAGAAATTTTTGTAAAAGAAGGCACTATTATCTGCAATGAAGGCAGAGAAACTGTAAAAATAAAAGTAACAAACACAGGCGATCGTCCTATTCAGGTGGGCTCTCATTTTCACTTTTTTGAAGTAAACAAAGCAATGCGTTTTAATCGCGAAAAAGCTTTTGGAAAACGATTAAATATTGTAGCAAGCACCGCTGTTCGTTTTGAACCGGGAGAAGAAAAAGAAGTAGAATTGGTAGCAATTGGCGGACGCAAAAAAGCAATTGGATTTAATAATCTGGTATGCGGACAAACCGATTCTGAAAAACAGAAACAAGAAAGTATTGCAAAAGCTGCACAGTTAAATTTTAAAAATCAGTAA
- the ureC gene encoding urease subunit alpha, with product MSLKVDRKQYANILGPTAGDKIRLGDTDLIIEIEKDYTSYGDEAVFGGGKTVRDGMGQNVTAKRNEGVLDLCITGAVIIDHWGIVKADIGIKDGKIVAIGKAGNPDTMDGVSPNMIIGASTEVHGGKGYIVTAGGIDTHIHFICPQQIETSLYSGITTMIGGGTGPNDGTNATTCTPGKFNIQKMLEASEEYPMNLGYFGKGNCSAEEPLEEQVEAGALGLKIHEDWGATPAVIDASLKVADKYDVQVAIHTDTLNESGFLEDTMHAINGRVIHTFHTEGAGGGHAPDIIKAAMYPNVLPASTNPTRPYTVNTIDEHLDMLMVCHHLSKNIPEDVAFADSRIRPETIAAEDILHDMGVFSIMSSDSQAMGRPGEVITRTWQTASKMKDQRGYLTEDKTSENDNYRAKRYVAKYTINPAIAHGISEYVGSIEAGKLADLVIWKPALFGVKPDIIVKGGFVIASKMGDPNASIPTPQPVIYRNMFGAHGKAKFGTCANFVSQISIDNGAVASYKLEKMILPVKNCRNISKKDLIHNDKTPVIEVNPENYKVTVDGEYITCEPAEKLPLTQLYYLF from the coding sequence ATGAGCTTAAAGGTAGATAGAAAACAGTATGCCAATATATTAGGCCCAACAGCAGGAGATAAAATCCGTTTGGGAGATACAGATCTAATTATTGAAATTGAAAAAGATTACACAAGTTATGGTGATGAAGCTGTTTTTGGCGGTGGAAAAACGGTACGTGATGGAATGGGACAAAATGTTACAGCAAAAAGAAACGAAGGTGTTCTTGACCTTTGTATTACAGGAGCGGTAATTATTGACCACTGGGGAATTGTAAAAGCTGATATCGGTATTAAAGACGGGAAAATCGTAGCTATTGGTAAAGCTGGAAATCCTGATACAATGGATGGTGTTTCTCCAAATATGATTATTGGAGCATCTACAGAAGTTCATGGAGGAAAAGGTTACATTGTAACAGCGGGAGGAATTGATACACACATTCACTTTATTTGTCCGCAGCAAATTGAAACTTCTTTGTACAGCGGTATCACCACTATGATAGGTGGTGGAACGGGTCCAAATGACGGAACAAATGCAACTACTTGTACACCTGGAAAATTCAATATTCAGAAAATGCTTGAAGCATCGGAAGAATATCCTATGAATCTTGGGTATTTTGGAAAAGGAAATTGTTCTGCCGAAGAACCTCTTGAAGAACAAGTTGAAGCGGGTGCTCTTGGTTTGAAAATACACGAAGATTGGGGAGCAACTCCTGCCGTAATAGATGCTTCTTTAAAAGTGGCTGATAAATATGATGTACAAGTTGCCATTCATACCGATACTTTAAATGAAAGCGGTTTCCTTGAAGACACAATGCATGCGATTAACGGCCGAGTAATTCATACTTTCCATACAGAAGGTGCTGGTGGTGGTCACGCTCCAGATATTATTAAAGCAGCAATGTATCCAAATGTGCTTCCTGCGTCTACAAACCCAACTCGTCCTTACACAGTCAACACAATCGACGAGCACTTAGATATGTTGATGGTTTGCCACCACTTGAGCAAAAACATTCCAGAAGACGTCGCTTTTGCTGATTCTCGTATTCGTCCTGAAACAATTGCGGCAGAAGATATCCTTCATGACATGGGAGTTTTCAGTATCATGAGTTCAGATTCTCAAGCAATGGGAAGACCAGGTGAAGTCATTACAAGAACTTGGCAGACTGCCAGTAAAATGAAAGATCAAAGAGGGTATTTAACCGAAGACAAAACTTCTGAAAATGACAATTACCGCGCAAAAAGATATGTTGCCAAATACACTATCAATCCGGCAATTGCTCACGGAATTTCAGAATATGTGGGTTCTATCGAAGCAGGAAAACTAGCTGATCTTGTGATCTGGAAACCTGCATTATTTGGAGTAAAACCAGATATTATCGTTAAAGGCGGATTTGTAATTGCTAGCAAAATGGGAGATCCTAACGCTTCTATTCCAACACCTCAGCCTGTAATTTACAGAAATATGTTTGGAGCTCACGGAAAAGCCAAATTTGGTACTTGTGCCAATTTCGTTTCTCAAATTTCTATTGATAACGGAGCTGTGGCGTCTTACAAATTAGAAAAAATGATTCTGCCGGTAAAAAACTGCCGAAACATTTCTAAAAAGGATCTTATCCATAACGACAAAACTCCAGTAATTGAAGTTAATCCTGAAAACTATAAAGTAACTGTAGACGGCGAATACATTACCTGCGAACCAGCAGAAAAACTGCCGCTAACACAATTGTATTATTTGTTTTAG
- a CDS encoding HlyD family secretion protein, with protein MVKIKNETKRNKTFHILITIIACTLVISGVILGIWFYVFNRNHEETNDAQVEQYVTPIMSRITGYVQEVRFDENQFVHKGDTLVVIDNREYKSKLNVALADVQNAQQNSVVAQKNAINTASATAINEAQLEAAKANLWKTKLEYERYKALVTEEAATSQQLEKVKADYESAQAHFSEMKNRIHSASLSTSVAEANVPTTQTNIASKQAVADNAALFLSYTIITAPYDGWVGKRTLQPGQLVKEGQSLLSIVSKEKWITANFKETQLQYLTVGQEVEIKADAINDKTFAGTIASLSPASGARFSLLPPDNATGNFVKIEQRIPVRIQLKEQDKQTDFLRAGMNITIVAAHK; from the coding sequence ATGGTTAAGATAAAAAATGAAACTAAAAGAAATAAAACGTTTCATATACTGATAACAATTATTGCGTGTACGCTGGTTATAAGCGGAGTTATTTTGGGAATTTGGTTTTATGTGTTTAATAGAAATCACGAAGAAACCAATGACGCTCAGGTAGAACAATACGTTACGCCAATTATGTCGAGAATTACAGGTTATGTACAGGAAGTTCGTTTTGACGAAAACCAATTTGTGCATAAAGGCGATACTTTGGTAGTGATTGATAACAGAGAATACAAATCGAAATTGAATGTGGCTCTTGCCGATGTTCAAAATGCACAGCAAAATAGTGTTGTGGCTCAGAAAAATGCTATTAACACAGCAAGTGCAACGGCAATTAACGAAGCACAATTGGAAGCTGCAAAAGCAAACCTTTGGAAAACAAAATTAGAATACGAAAGATATAAAGCTTTGGTAACCGAAGAAGCGGCAACTTCTCAGCAATTAGAAAAAGTAAAAGCAGATTACGAATCGGCTCAGGCACATTTTTCGGAAATGAAAAACAGAATTCATTCGGCTTCATTAAGCACTTCAGTTGCCGAAGCGAATGTTCCAACAACGCAAACTAATATTGCTTCAAAGCAAGCGGTTGCAGATAATGCGGCATTATTTCTTTCGTACACCATAATTACAGCACCTTATGACGGATGGGTTGGAAAAAGAACTTTACAGCCAGGACAACTGGTAAAAGAAGGGCAGTCTTTGCTTTCTATTGTAAGTAAAGAAAAATGGATTACAGCCAATTTTAAAGAAACACAATTGCAGTATTTAACCGTTGGGCAAGAAGTAGAAATCAAAGCTGATGCTATAAATGACAAAACTTTTGCGGGAACAATTGCTTCGTTATCGCCTGCGAGCGGTGCGAGATTTTCGCTGCTTCCTCCTGATAATGCGACTGGAAACTTTGTGAAAATCGAACAGAGAATTCCAGTTCGAATTCAGTTAAAAGAACAAGACAAGCAAACCGATTTTTTAAGAGCAGGAATGAACATTACGATTGTTGCTGCGCACAAATAA
- the ureE gene encoding urease accessory protein UreE yields MIINETIGNISQYPTIEKQIDYLDLEWFECTKRIQRKKTRSGIEIAIKFLKEGQRLREGDILFEDEEKIIAVNVLETDAIVMNPHSMMEMGTICYEIGNKHIPLFIQNGKVLLPFEMPIFRWLDAAGFSPKQQSVKLLNLLKSNVEPHGHGNLGSSIFTKILKMASKDE; encoded by the coding sequence ATGATCATTAATGAAACTATAGGAAACATTTCGCAGTACCCAACAATTGAAAAACAAATCGATTATCTGGACTTGGAATGGTTTGAATGCACCAAAAGGATACAACGCAAGAAAACCCGCAGCGGAATTGAGATTGCCATTAAATTTCTAAAAGAAGGACAGCGTTTAAGAGAAGGCGATATTCTTTTTGAAGATGAAGAAAAAATAATAGCTGTCAACGTTTTGGAGACCGATGCAATTGTAATGAATCCGCATTCTATGATGGAAATGGGAACTATTTGTTATGAAATTGGGAACAAACACATTCCGCTTTTTATTCAAAACGGAAAAGTATTACTTCCATTTGAAATGCCCATTTTCAGATGGCTCGATGCTGCCGGTTTTTCGCCCAAACAACAATCTGTAAAACTGTTGAATCTTCTTAAATCAAACGTAGAACCTCACGGTCATGGAAATTTAGGTTCTTCAATATTTACCAAGATCTTAAAAATGGCTTCAAAAGATGAATAA
- a CDS encoding TolC family protein, which translates to MMLVFNSLQAQEVHTVSLQEAMKLAKENNKKVLKSQLEITLAEQNIKERKELRLPDVQLNGMYSRITNITEFKGSGFLKDKEVTPAIPEIYEVNSTFKMPIYVGNKINNAIKIANQENEIAKIKSEKTENDIELQVVANYLAIYKMMELQKIFEENIKEEKNRLKEVQSLQKHGTVTKNEVIRAELQLSDRELNALTNSKNIQIALHDLKTLIQIPENEEIAIDTTASLDEMNGVDPYDFYLSKAMQNEEMRMASQELDISKTELKLVKGNYLPSVNFFGNYGFYYPNYKFFPPNPYLYTLGQVGIEARFDLSALYKNKTKVAKANTKIDMQKMQNEIIKDEIQDQLYKDHTQYQEILEKFVVVDKALDLAEENYRIVKLKYLNQLVLITEMVDADNALLQAKYNKIATHLDAVLKHYEMMHTAGIMPNAGS; encoded by the coding sequence ATGATGTTAGTATTCAATAGTTTACAAGCTCAGGAAGTTCATACGGTTTCTTTACAAGAAGCGATGAAACTGGCGAAGGAAAACAATAAAAAAGTCCTTAAATCTCAACTGGAGATTACGCTCGCTGAGCAAAACATCAAAGAAAGAAAAGAACTTAGATTGCCAGATGTACAACTAAACGGAATGTACTCTAGAATTACCAACATTACAGAATTTAAAGGAAGCGGTTTCTTAAAAGACAAAGAAGTTACGCCCGCAATTCCTGAAATCTATGAGGTCAATTCAACTTTTAAAATGCCAATTTACGTTGGAAACAAGATTAATAACGCGATTAAAATTGCGAATCAGGAAAACGAAATTGCCAAAATAAAATCGGAAAAAACAGAAAATGATATTGAGCTGCAAGTTGTGGCCAATTATCTAGCGATTTATAAAATGATGGAACTTCAAAAAATATTTGAAGAAAATATCAAAGAAGAAAAGAACCGATTAAAGGAAGTGCAATCGCTTCAAAAACACGGAACGGTAACCAAAAATGAGGTTATACGTGCCGAATTACAGCTCTCAGATCGTGAGCTAAATGCGCTTACAAACTCCAAAAACATTCAAATAGCGCTTCACGATCTGAAGACTTTAATTCAAATTCCGGAAAATGAAGAAATTGCAATTGACACCACTGCAAGTCTGGATGAAATGAACGGCGTAGATCCGTACGATTTTTACTTGAGTAAAGCGATGCAGAACGAAGAAATGAGAATGGCAAGCCAAGAATTAGACATCAGTAAAACTGAATTGAAATTGGTAAAAGGGAATTATCTGCCAAGCGTAAACTTCTTCGGAAATTATGGTTTTTATTATCCCAACTACAAATTCTTTCCGCCAAATCCGTATTTGTACACTTTAGGTCAGGTGGGAATCGAGGCACGTTTTGATCTTTCGGCTTTGTACAAAAACAAAACGAAAGTAGCCAAAGCGAATACTAAAATCGATATGCAGAAAATGCAGAATGAAATCATAAAAGATGAAATTCAGGATCAGTTGTACAAAGATCATACACAGTATCAGGAAATCCTTGAAAAGTTTGTTGTGGTTGACAAAGCTTTGGATTTAGCCGAAGAAAACTACCGAATCGTAAAGCTGAAATACTTAAACCAGTTGGTTTTAATTACCGAAATGGTAGATGCTGATAATGCTCTGCTTCAAGCGAAATACAACAAAATTGCTACGCATTTGGATGCTGTTTTGAAACATTACGAAATGATGCACACGGCGGGGATTATGCCTAATGCGGGAAGTTAA
- the ureA gene encoding urease subunit gamma: protein MHLTPRETEKLMLFLAGELALKRKARGLKLNYPESVALISHFLLEGARDGKKVAQLMQEGAQILTIDDVMPGVAEMIHDVQIEATFPDGTKLVTVHNPIR from the coding sequence ATGCATTTAACTCCGAGAGAAACAGAAAAGCTTATGCTTTTTTTGGCAGGTGAGCTGGCTCTTAAAAGAAAAGCCAGAGGTCTTAAATTGAATTATCCAGAATCTGTAGCGCTTATAAGCCACTTTTTACTGGAAGGTGCCAGAGACGGGAAAAAAGTAGCACAACTAATGCAGGAAGGCGCACAAATCCTAACTATTGATGATGTAATGCCGGGTGTAGCCGAAATGATTCATGATGTACAGATTGAAGCCACTTTTCCTGACGGAACCAAACTGGTAACGGTTCATAACCCTATACGTTAA
- a CDS encoding HAD family hydrolase, whose product MSQQCVIFDMDGVICHTNPHHVVAFEEFFNKYKIPYTNQEFEEHMYGKHNSYIMSHFFKRPIEGEELTKLEDEKEGMFREIYKDKVETIPHYMQFLEELKSRGFKTAVATSAPRANLDLIANFLKLDQKMDSMMSSEDVTFHKPNPEVYLKSAERVGVSPFDCVVFEDSFSGVTAGLNAGMKVVGVLSTHTKEELPICDFYINDYSEVNVDKILELLGK is encoded by the coding sequence ATGAGCCAGCAATGTGTAATTTTTGATATGGACGGCGTGATTTGCCACACCAATCCGCATCATGTAGTCGCTTTTGAAGAATTTTTCAATAAATATAAAATTCCGTATACCAATCAAGAATTTGAAGAGCATATGTACGGAAAACACAATAGTTACATTATGTCGCATTTCTTCAAACGCCCAATCGAAGGAGAAGAATTGACGAAACTTGAAGACGAAAAAGAAGGAATGTTTCGTGAGATTTACAAAGACAAAGTCGAAACAATTCCGCATTATATGCAGTTTTTAGAAGAGCTAAAATCACGCGGATTCAAAACAGCGGTTGCCACTTCGGCGCCGCGTGCCAATTTAGATTTGATTGCCAATTTCCTGAAACTCGACCAAAAAATGGATTCGATGATGTCTAGCGAAGATGTTACATTTCATAAACCAAATCCAGAAGTATATTTAAAATCGGCAGAACGAGTGGGCGTTTCTCCATTTGATTGTGTGGTTTTCGAAGATTCTTTTTCGGGCGTTACAGCAGGATTAAATGCGGGAATGAAAGTCGTTGGTGTTTTAAGTACGCATACCAAAGAAGAACTTCCGATATGTGATTTTTATATCAATGATTATAGCGAAGTGAATGTGGATAAGATATTAGAATTGTTAGGGAAGTAA
- a CDS encoding AraC family transcriptional regulator has protein sequence MKSRIEIFCTFMLKKQIVFDFRMEQPPFKVDKYYIKKVDADKKSIYCHHDIMGELLVPTHKHDKAQMLYAEGDVVFVTTETKSYFLPARHFIWIPSGVEHSIHPKSEQVMMRNLYFPVEKDEDEFYRSEGIYPVNNLLLQMMMFTNQWNGDLKKGSPSFVIAKAIKAILPQICHTNLPLELPQAKDARLGKILRYIENNLGETILFADVAHEFGYSERSLYRLFQKDLKMSFIQYYTIRRILKAIELLLERKLSVKEVALEVGYNSVPTFSNTFFKILGQRPSDYLNGEEILERGK, from the coding sequence TTGAAATCTAGAATTGAGATCTTCTGTACCTTTATGCTCAAAAAACAAATTGTATTCGATTTCAGAATGGAACAACCACCTTTCAAAGTAGACAAATATTATATCAAGAAAGTAGATGCCGATAAAAAGAGCATTTACTGTCATCATGATATAATGGGCGAATTGCTGGTTCCAACGCACAAACACGACAAAGCGCAAATGTTATACGCTGAAGGCGATGTAGTTTTTGTGACTACTGAAACAAAATCGTACTTCCTGCCTGCAAGACATTTTATTTGGATTCCGAGTGGAGTAGAGCATAGTATTCATCCGAAGTCGGAGCAAGTGATGATGCGAAATCTCTATTTTCCGGTTGAAAAAGATGAAGATGAATTCTACAGAAGCGAAGGCATTTATCCAGTAAACAATTTATTGCTTCAAATGATGATGTTTACCAATCAGTGGAATGGTGATTTGAAAAAAGGAAGCCCGAGTTTTGTTATTGCAAAAGCCATAAAAGCAATTCTTCCGCAGATATGTCATACCAACTTGCCTTTAGAATTGCCTCAGGCTAAAGATGCGCGTTTGGGAAAAATTCTTCGATATATCGAAAATAATCTGGGAGAAACGATTCTTTTTGCAGATGTGGCACATGAATTCGGTTATAGCGAACGTTCTTTGTATCGCTTATTTCAGAAAGATCTCAAAATGTCGTTTATTCAATATTACACCATTCGAAGGATCCTTAAAGCCATCGAACTTTTATTAGAAAGAAAGCTTTCTGTAAAAGAGGTAGCTCTGGAAGTTGGTTATAATAGTGTTCCAACTTTCAGTAATACTTTTTTCAAAATTTTAGGACAAAGACCTTCTGATTACTTAAACGGAGAGGAAATTTTGGAACGCGGTAAATAG
- a CDS encoding efflux MFS transporter permease, producing the protein MEDKSIFKSWVPKWAIITILFVCLLHSMILLGVYTSNVTYAASFLDIEPEDLQFAMCVTYGTLLATILIESRFSSFFPTKNYLMGVYSLIGITIVLSGYVTNFSVFLLLRIAEGVLMALPAITIRQLIIQQFNSKNAIIIGFSFYYGSLLLSTPFIMNIAVWFLDHYDWKYMLYVSGGLQVLNVFLILVTFRGHRITKKIPLYQIDWMSYFLVLISILCGAYFFVYAEKKYWFQSSEMVLALMISLITGGLFIFKERLVKRPSFDFEVIKYANLRIGFLLFFLFYISRATLSLCHSAMFSIWNWDPSRVAGVQYINGLGNVIGLVLAAFFLMKSVSTKIIFMIGFSLIAIFHFWFTFLFVPDVALSDIIVPYILQGIGVGFLFVPLILFTTSSVPANMAVSSGIVGVSGRFWGSTVGFCVMQNAIVFLNKKHFLKLSQFVSGENPEAQNTITSTTQSFMAKGYSADNANVLAMKKVFGTIAKQSTLLADMEIYTIVGYGLVVLIILIACNQHLRQTMTLVKSKIWIG; encoded by the coding sequence ATGGAAGATAAAAGTATATTTAAATCATGGGTTCCAAAATGGGCGATCATTACTATTTTGTTCGTTTGTTTGCTGCATTCCATGATTTTATTGGGAGTTTACACGTCAAACGTAACGTATGCGGCGAGTTTTCTGGATATTGAGCCTGAAGATTTGCAGTTCGCGATGTGCGTTACCTACGGAACTTTGCTGGCAACTATCTTGATAGAAAGCCGATTTTCGAGCTTTTTTCCAACCAAAAATTATCTGATGGGCGTATATTCTCTAATCGGAATTACGATTGTTTTATCGGGTTATGTTACCAATTTTTCGGTTTTTTTATTGTTAAGAATTGCCGAAGGTGTTCTTATGGCGCTTCCTGCTATTACAATCAGACAATTGATTATTCAGCAATTCAATTCTAAAAACGCCATTATCATCGGGTTTTCATTTTATTATGGCTCGCTGTTGTTGTCTACGCCCTTTATTATGAATATTGCTGTGTGGTTTCTCGATCATTACGATTGGAAATACATGCTGTATGTTTCGGGCGGACTGCAGGTTTTAAACGTCTTTTTAATCTTAGTTACTTTCAGAGGGCACCGAATTACAAAGAAGATTCCGTTGTATCAAATCGACTGGATGAGTTATTTTTTGGTTTTAATTTCGATTCTTTGCGGTGCCTACTTTTTTGTGTATGCCGAAAAAAAATATTGGTTTCAATCGTCAGAAATGGTTTTGGCGTTGATGATTTCGCTCATCACAGGCGGGTTGTTCATCTTTAAAGAACGTTTGGTAAAAAGACCAAGTTTTGATTTTGAAGTCATAAAATACGCCAATCTACGAATAGGATTTTTATTGTTTTTCCTTTTCTATATCAGCAGAGCGACGTTGAGTCTTTGTCATTCGGCGATGTTTTCCATCTGGAATTGGGATCCATCGCGTGTGGCAGGCGTACAATACATAAACGGACTAGGAAATGTAATCGGATTAGTTCTGGCTGCTTTTTTCCTGATGAAATCTGTTTCAACTAAAATTATTTTCATGATTGGTTTTTCGCTCATTGCTATTTTCCACTTCTGGTTTACGTTTCTTTTTGTACCAGATGTTGCGCTGAGCGATATTATTGTTCCCTATATTTTGCAAGGAATTGGTGTTGGGTTTTTATTTGTTCCGCTCATCTTATTTACCACATCATCGGTTCCGGCAAATATGGCGGTTTCTTCTGGGATTGTTGGGGTTTCAGGACGTTTCTGGGGAAGCACAGTTGGTTTCTGCGTTATGCAGAATGCGATTGTTTTCTTAAATAAAAAACATTTCTTGAAGCTAAGCCAATTTGTATCTGGAGAAAATCCCGAAGCACAGAACACAATTACTTCCACAACACAAAGTTTTATGGCCAAAGGTTATTCGGCAGATAATGCGAATGTTCTGGCCATGAAAAAGGTTTTCGGCACAATCGCCAAACAATCGACTTTATTGGCCGATATGGAAATTTATACTATTGTTGGTTACGGTTTAGTGGTTTTGATTATTCTAATTGCGTGTAATCAGCATTTGAGACAGACAATGACTTTGGTGAAAAGTAAAATTTGGATCGGCTAA